One Candidatus Limnocylindria bacterium genomic region harbors:
- the cpaB gene encoding Flp pilus assembly protein CpaB, which produces MREFRSWIFLGLGLLLAGLTGLSLYGVTQDVGARQAAAASDISPIVVAKVDIATRAVLTADMLTLQSYPKNLVPTGAVTNQADAVGQTTLSAIPSGAAIVRSQLVSANGRSGASVTLEKGKVLVAFPTVDPLTIAGLVRPGDRIDVLATVTSGTGELARKTQTTVQNLEVIDVLVAGREGQKTSSLTFVVDHQVALVLKYLRDTQATIDIAVRSRAESETAATTSVDLGYLLNTYGVKR; this is translated from the coding sequence ATGCGCGAGTTTCGTTCCTGGATCTTCTTGGGGCTGGGCCTGCTTCTGGCGGGACTCACGGGCTTGTCCCTCTACGGCGTGACGCAGGACGTCGGCGCGCGGCAGGCAGCTGCGGCGAGCGATATCTCGCCGATCGTGGTGGCAAAAGTAGACATCGCCACCCGCGCCGTGCTGACCGCGGACATGCTCACGCTTCAGAGCTACCCGAAGAACCTCGTACCGACTGGCGCGGTGACGAACCAGGCGGATGCGGTCGGCCAGACCACGTTGTCCGCGATCCCGTCAGGGGCCGCGATCGTGCGGTCGCAACTCGTCTCGGCGAACGGCCGCAGCGGCGCATCGGTGACGCTGGAGAAGGGTAAGGTGCTCGTCGCGTTCCCGACCGTCGATCCGCTCACGATCGCCGGTCTGGTGCGGCCCGGCGACCGGATCGACGTGCTCGCCACGGTCACCTCCGGCACCGGTGAGCTCGCGCGCAAGACGCAGACGACGGTGCAAAACCTCGAAGTCATCGATGTCCTTGTCGCCGGACGCGAGGGTCAGAAGACGTCCTCGCTCACGTTCGTCGTCGACCACCAAGTCGCGCTCGTGCTCAAGTACCTCCGCGACACCCAAGCGACCATCGACATCGCGGTCCGGTCTCGGGCCGAGAGCGAAACTGCGGCGACGACGAGCGTCGACCTCGGATATCTGCTGAACACCTACGGAGTGAAGCGATGA